One window of the Felis catus isolate Fca126 chromosome E3, F.catus_Fca126_mat1.0, whole genome shotgun sequence genome contains the following:
- the ELN gene encoding elastin isoform X6: MAGLRTAALRPGVLLLLLSIVHPSQPGGVPGAVPGAVPGGVYYPGAGLGGLGGGALGPGGKPPKPGAGLLGAFGPGLGAFPAGTYPGALVPGGVAGAAAAYKAAAKAGAGLGGVGGIGGVGGLGVSTGAVVPQPGAGVGVGVGGKPGKVPGVGLPGVYPGGVLPGTGARFPGVGVLPGVPTGTGVKAKTPGGGGAFAGIPGVGPFGGQQPGVPLGYPIKAPKLPGGYGLPYSTGKLPYGYGPGGVAGAAGKAGYPTGTGVGPQAAAAAAKAAKFAGAGGAGVLPGVGGGGIPGGAGAIPGIGGIAGAGTPAAAAAAAKAAAKAAKFGAAGGVVPGGPGFVPGVGVPGVGVPGVGVPGVGVPGVGVPGVGVPGVGVPGVGVPGVGVPGAVSPAAAAKAAAKAAKYGARAGVGVGGIPTFGIGAGGFPGYGVGAGVGAVPGAVPGAGLSPAAAQAAAAAQAAAAAKAAKYGAGGVGGLGGLVPGIGDGVAGVPGVGGVPGVGTPAAAAAKAAAKAAQFGLGPGIGVAPGVAPGVAPGVAPGVAPGIGIGPGGVIGVGTPAAAKAAAKAAAKAQYRAAAGLPAGVPGFGVGAGVPGFGVGAGVPGFGAGVGVPGFGAVPGSLAAAKAAKYGAAGVGALGGVGVPGGVVGAGPAASAAAAKAAAKAAQFGLGGAGALGVGGLGAGGAIPGVGGFGGVSPAAAAKAAKYGGACLGKSCGRKRK, translated from the exons GGGCTGGTCTCGGAGGTCTGGGAGGAGGAG CTCTGGGGCCAGGAGGCAAACCACCCAAGCCAG GGGCCGGACTCCTGGGGGCGTTTGGACCAG GGCTCGGGGCGTTTCCTGCAGGCACCTACCCAGGGGCTCTGGTGCCCGGCGGAGTGGCAGGTGCTGCCGCGGCCTATAAAGCAGCTGCCAAGGCTG GCGCTGGGCTTGGCGGCGTCGGTGGCATCGGCGGGGTCGGCGGCTTAGGAGTGTCTACAG GTGCAGTGGTGCCTCAGCCCGGAGCCGGAGTCGGAGTCGGAGTCGGAGGGAAGCCTGGGAAAGTGCCCG GTGTGGGCCTGCCAGGTGTCTACCCAGGTGGAGTGCTCCCAGGCACAG GAGCTCGGTTCCCGGGTGTGGGGGTGCTCCCCGGGGTTCCCACCGGAACAGGAGTCAAGGCCAAGACCCCAG GCGGAGGCGGAGCTTTTGCTGGAATCCCAG GAGTTGGACCCTTTGGGGGCCAGCAGCCTGGAGTCCCGCTGGGGTACCCCATCAAGGCTCCCAAGCTGCCAG GTGGCTACGGACTGCCCTACAGCACTGGGAAACTGCCCTATG GCTATGGGCCAGGAGGAGTGGCTGGTGCTGCGGGCAAGGCTGGGTACCCAACAGGGACAG GGGTCGGCCCCCaggctgcagcagcagcagctaaaGCAGCTAAGTTTG CAGGTGCTGGAGGAGCCGGGGTTCTCCCTGGTGTTGGCGGTGGCGGCATTCCTGGTGGGGCCGGCGCAATTCCTGGGATTGGAGGCATCGCAG GGGCAGGgactcctgctgctgctgctgctgctgctaaagCCGCCGCTAAGGCAGCTAAATTCG GAGCTGCCGGAGGCGTGGTGCCTGGTGGGCCAGGCTTTGTCCCGGGAGTTGGAGTCCCAGGTGTTGGGGTCCCAGGTGTTGGCGTTCCAGGTGTTGGGGTCCCAGGTGTCGGCGTTCCAGGTGTTGGAGTTCCAGGTGTTGGGGTCCCAGGTGTTGGAGTCCCAGGTGTTGGAGTCCCAG GAGCTGTGTCACCAGCTGCAGCCGCTAAAGCAGCCGCCAAAGCAGCCAAATACG GGGCCAGAGCGGGAGTGGGAGTTGGAGGCATTCCCACTTTCGGGATTGGCGCCGGGGGCTTTCCTGGTTACGGTGTCGGAGCTGGAGTGGGCGCTGTCCCTGGAGCTGTCCCTGGAGCTGGCCTTTCCC CAGCCGCTGCCCAGGCAGCAGCCGCAGCTCAGGCAGCAGCAGCCGCCAAGGCAGCCAAGTACG GTGCTGGAGGCGTCGGAGGCTTGGGCGGGCTGGTGCCAGGCATCGGAGACGGAGTAGCAGGCGTGCCAGGTGTAGGAGGGGTGCCAG GAGTGGGGACCCCGGCCGCCGCAGCCGCCAAAGCCGCTGCCAAAGCCGCCCAGTTTG GTTTAGGCCCTGGAATTGGCGTGGCTCCCGGCGTGGCTCCCGGCGTGGCTCCCGGCGTGGCCCCTGGCGTGGCTCCCGGCATTGGCATTGGCCCTGGTGGTGTTATAG gaGTGGGGACCCCAGCTGCAGCCAAAGCCGCTGCTAAAGCGGCCGCCAAAGCCCAGTACC GGGCTGCAGCTGGGCTTCCTGCTGGTGTTCCTGGCTTTGGAGTTGGTGCTGGCGTTCCTGGCTTTGGAGTTGGTGCCGGCGTTCCTGGCTTTGGAGCTGGCGTTGGCGTTCCTGGCTTTGGGGCAG TGCCTGGATCCCTGGCTGCCGCTAAAGCAGCCAAATATG gagctgcaggggtgggggctcttGGCGGAGTAGGTGTCCCAGGCGGTGTGGTAG GAGCCGGACCTGCTGCCTCAGCTGCTGCTGCCAAAGCTGCTGCCAAAGCTGCCCAGTTTG GCCTCGGGGGAGCCGGAGCCCTGGGAGTTGGGGGGCTCGGAGCTGGCGGAGCCATCCCAGGGGTTGGGGGCTTTGGAG GTGTGTCCCCAGCTGCAGCTGCTAAAGCGGCCAAATATG GTGGGGCCTGCCTGGGGAAATCCTGTGGCCGGAAGAGAAAGTGA
- the ELN gene encoding elastin isoform X13: protein MAGLRTAALRPGVLLLLLSIVHPSQPGGVPGAVPGAVPGGVYYPGAGLGGLGGGALGPGGKPPKPGAGLLGAFGPGLGAFPAGTYPGALVPGGVAGAAAAYKAAAKAGAGLGGVGGIGGVGGLGVSTGAVVPQPGAGVGVGVGGKPGKVPGGGGAFAGIPGVGPFGGQQPGVPLGYPIKAPKLPGGYGLPYSTGKLPYGYGPGGVAGAAGKAGYPTGTGVGPQAAAAAAKAAKFAGAGGAGVLPGVGGGGIPGGAGAIPGIGGIAGAGTPAAAAAAAKAAAKAAKFGAAGGVVPGGPGFVPGVGVPGVGVPGVGVPGVGVPGVGVPGVGVPGVGVPGVGVPGVGVPGAVSPAAAAKAAAKAAKYGARAGVGVGGIPTFGIGAGGFPGYGVGAGVGAVPGAVPGAGLSPAAAQAAAAAQAAAAAKAAKYGAGGVGGLGGLVPGIGDGVAGVPGVGGVPGVGTPAAAAAKAAAKAAQFGLGPGIGVAPGVAPGVAPGVAPGVAPGIGIGPGGVIGVGTPAAAKAAAKAAAKAQYRAAAGLPAGVPGFGVGAGVPGFGVGAGVPGFGAGVGVPGFGAVPGSLAAAKAAKYGAAGVGALGGVGVPGGVVGAGPAASAAAAKAAAKAAQFGLGGAGALGVGGLGAGGAIPGVGGFGGVSPAAAAKAAKYGVAARPGFGLSPIYPGGACLGKSCGRKRK, encoded by the exons GGGCTGGTCTCGGAGGTCTGGGAGGAGGAG CTCTGGGGCCAGGAGGCAAACCACCCAAGCCAG GGGCCGGACTCCTGGGGGCGTTTGGACCAG GGCTCGGGGCGTTTCCTGCAGGCACCTACCCAGGGGCTCTGGTGCCCGGCGGAGTGGCAGGTGCTGCCGCGGCCTATAAAGCAGCTGCCAAGGCTG GCGCTGGGCTTGGCGGCGTCGGTGGCATCGGCGGGGTCGGCGGCTTAGGAGTGTCTACAG GTGCAGTGGTGCCTCAGCCCGGAGCCGGAGTCGGAGTCGGAGTCGGAGGGAAGCCTGGGAAAGTGCCCG GCGGAGGCGGAGCTTTTGCTGGAATCCCAG GAGTTGGACCCTTTGGGGGCCAGCAGCCTGGAGTCCCGCTGGGGTACCCCATCAAGGCTCCCAAGCTGCCAG GTGGCTACGGACTGCCCTACAGCACTGGGAAACTGCCCTATG GCTATGGGCCAGGAGGAGTGGCTGGTGCTGCGGGCAAGGCTGGGTACCCAACAGGGACAG GGGTCGGCCCCCaggctgcagcagcagcagctaaaGCAGCTAAGTTTG CAGGTGCTGGAGGAGCCGGGGTTCTCCCTGGTGTTGGCGGTGGCGGCATTCCTGGTGGGGCCGGCGCAATTCCTGGGATTGGAGGCATCGCAG GGGCAGGgactcctgctgctgctgctgctgctgctaaagCCGCCGCTAAGGCAGCTAAATTCG GAGCTGCCGGAGGCGTGGTGCCTGGTGGGCCAGGCTTTGTCCCGGGAGTTGGAGTCCCAGGTGTTGGGGTCCCAGGTGTTGGCGTTCCAGGTGTTGGGGTCCCAGGTGTCGGCGTTCCAGGTGTTGGAGTTCCAGGTGTTGGGGTCCCAGGTGTTGGAGTCCCAGGTGTTGGAGTCCCAG GAGCTGTGTCACCAGCTGCAGCCGCTAAAGCAGCCGCCAAAGCAGCCAAATACG GGGCCAGAGCGGGAGTGGGAGTTGGAGGCATTCCCACTTTCGGGATTGGCGCCGGGGGCTTTCCTGGTTACGGTGTCGGAGCTGGAGTGGGCGCTGTCCCTGGAGCTGTCCCTGGAGCTGGCCTTTCCC CAGCCGCTGCCCAGGCAGCAGCCGCAGCTCAGGCAGCAGCAGCCGCCAAGGCAGCCAAGTACG GTGCTGGAGGCGTCGGAGGCTTGGGCGGGCTGGTGCCAGGCATCGGAGACGGAGTAGCAGGCGTGCCAGGTGTAGGAGGGGTGCCAG GAGTGGGGACCCCGGCCGCCGCAGCCGCCAAAGCCGCTGCCAAAGCCGCCCAGTTTG GTTTAGGCCCTGGAATTGGCGTGGCTCCCGGCGTGGCTCCCGGCGTGGCTCCCGGCGTGGCCCCTGGCGTGGCTCCCGGCATTGGCATTGGCCCTGGTGGTGTTATAG gaGTGGGGACCCCAGCTGCAGCCAAAGCCGCTGCTAAAGCGGCCGCCAAAGCCCAGTACC GGGCTGCAGCTGGGCTTCCTGCTGGTGTTCCTGGCTTTGGAGTTGGTGCTGGCGTTCCTGGCTTTGGAGTTGGTGCCGGCGTTCCTGGCTTTGGAGCTGGCGTTGGCGTTCCTGGCTTTGGGGCAG TGCCTGGATCCCTGGCTGCCGCTAAAGCAGCCAAATATG gagctgcaggggtgggggctcttGGCGGAGTAGGTGTCCCAGGCGGTGTGGTAG GAGCCGGACCTGCTGCCTCAGCTGCTGCTGCCAAAGCTGCTGCCAAAGCTGCCCAGTTTG GCCTCGGGGGAGCCGGAGCCCTGGGAGTTGGGGGGCTCGGAGCTGGCGGAGCCATCCCAGGGGTTGGGGGCTTTGGAG GTGTGTCCCCAGCTGCAGCTGCTAAAGCGGCCAAATATG GAGTTGCGGCAAGACCGGGCTTTGGACTGTCTCCCATTTACCCAG GTGGGGCCTGCCTGGGGAAATCCTGTGGCCGGAAGAGAAAGTGA
- the ELN gene encoding elastin isoform X14 produces the protein MAGLRTAALRPGVLLLLLSIVHPSQPGGVPGAVPGAVPGGVYYPGAGLGGLGGGALGPGGKPPKPGAGLLGAFGPGLGAFPAGTYPGALVPGGVAGAAAAYKAAAKAGAGLGGVGGIGGVGGLGVSTGAVVPQPGAGVGVGVGGKPGKVPGGGGAFAGIPGVGPFGGQQPGVPLGYPIKAPKLPGYGPGGVAGAAGKAGYPTGTGVGPQAAAAAAKAAKFAGAGGAGVLPGVGGGGIPGGAGAIPGIGGIAGAGTPAAAAAAAKAAAKAAKFGAAGGVVPGGPGFVPGVGVPGVGVPGVGVPGVGVPGVGVPGVGVPGVGVPGVGVPGVGVPGAVSPAAAAKAAAKAAKYGARAGVGVGGIPTFGIGAGGFPGYGVGAGVGAVPGAVPGAGLSPAAAQAAAAAQAAAAAKAAKYGAGGVGGLGGLVPGIGDGVAGVPGVGGVPGVGTPAAAAAKAAAKAAQFGLGPGIGVAPGVAPGVAPGVAPGVAPGIGIGPGGVIGVGTPAAAKAAAKAAAKAQYRAAAGLPAGVPGFGVGAGVPGFGVGAGVPGFGAGVGVPGFGAVPGSLAAAKAAKYGAAGVGALGGVGVPGGVVGAGPAASAAAAKAAAKAAQFGLGGAGALGVGGLGAGGAIPGVGGFGGVSPAAAAKAAKYGVAARPGFGLSPIYPGGACLGKSCGRKRK, from the exons GGGCTGGTCTCGGAGGTCTGGGAGGAGGAG CTCTGGGGCCAGGAGGCAAACCACCCAAGCCAG GGGCCGGACTCCTGGGGGCGTTTGGACCAG GGCTCGGGGCGTTTCCTGCAGGCACCTACCCAGGGGCTCTGGTGCCCGGCGGAGTGGCAGGTGCTGCCGCGGCCTATAAAGCAGCTGCCAAGGCTG GCGCTGGGCTTGGCGGCGTCGGTGGCATCGGCGGGGTCGGCGGCTTAGGAGTGTCTACAG GTGCAGTGGTGCCTCAGCCCGGAGCCGGAGTCGGAGTCGGAGTCGGAGGGAAGCCTGGGAAAGTGCCCG GCGGAGGCGGAGCTTTTGCTGGAATCCCAG GAGTTGGACCCTTTGGGGGCCAGCAGCCTGGAGTCCCGCTGGGGTACCCCATCAAGGCTCCCAAGCTGCCAG GCTATGGGCCAGGAGGAGTGGCTGGTGCTGCGGGCAAGGCTGGGTACCCAACAGGGACAG GGGTCGGCCCCCaggctgcagcagcagcagctaaaGCAGCTAAGTTTG CAGGTGCTGGAGGAGCCGGGGTTCTCCCTGGTGTTGGCGGTGGCGGCATTCCTGGTGGGGCCGGCGCAATTCCTGGGATTGGAGGCATCGCAG GGGCAGGgactcctgctgctgctgctgctgctgctaaagCCGCCGCTAAGGCAGCTAAATTCG GAGCTGCCGGAGGCGTGGTGCCTGGTGGGCCAGGCTTTGTCCCGGGAGTTGGAGTCCCAGGTGTTGGGGTCCCAGGTGTTGGCGTTCCAGGTGTTGGGGTCCCAGGTGTCGGCGTTCCAGGTGTTGGAGTTCCAGGTGTTGGGGTCCCAGGTGTTGGAGTCCCAGGTGTTGGAGTCCCAG GAGCTGTGTCACCAGCTGCAGCCGCTAAAGCAGCCGCCAAAGCAGCCAAATACG GGGCCAGAGCGGGAGTGGGAGTTGGAGGCATTCCCACTTTCGGGATTGGCGCCGGGGGCTTTCCTGGTTACGGTGTCGGAGCTGGAGTGGGCGCTGTCCCTGGAGCTGTCCCTGGAGCTGGCCTTTCCC CAGCCGCTGCCCAGGCAGCAGCCGCAGCTCAGGCAGCAGCAGCCGCCAAGGCAGCCAAGTACG GTGCTGGAGGCGTCGGAGGCTTGGGCGGGCTGGTGCCAGGCATCGGAGACGGAGTAGCAGGCGTGCCAGGTGTAGGAGGGGTGCCAG GAGTGGGGACCCCGGCCGCCGCAGCCGCCAAAGCCGCTGCCAAAGCCGCCCAGTTTG GTTTAGGCCCTGGAATTGGCGTGGCTCCCGGCGTGGCTCCCGGCGTGGCTCCCGGCGTGGCCCCTGGCGTGGCTCCCGGCATTGGCATTGGCCCTGGTGGTGTTATAG gaGTGGGGACCCCAGCTGCAGCCAAAGCCGCTGCTAAAGCGGCCGCCAAAGCCCAGTACC GGGCTGCAGCTGGGCTTCCTGCTGGTGTTCCTGGCTTTGGAGTTGGTGCTGGCGTTCCTGGCTTTGGAGTTGGTGCCGGCGTTCCTGGCTTTGGAGCTGGCGTTGGCGTTCCTGGCTTTGGGGCAG TGCCTGGATCCCTGGCTGCCGCTAAAGCAGCCAAATATG gagctgcaggggtgggggctcttGGCGGAGTAGGTGTCCCAGGCGGTGTGGTAG GAGCCGGACCTGCTGCCTCAGCTGCTGCTGCCAAAGCTGCTGCCAAAGCTGCCCAGTTTG GCCTCGGGGGAGCCGGAGCCCTGGGAGTTGGGGGGCTCGGAGCTGGCGGAGCCATCCCAGGGGTTGGGGGCTTTGGAG GTGTGTCCCCAGCTGCAGCTGCTAAAGCGGCCAAATATG GAGTTGCGGCAAGACCGGGCTTTGGACTGTCTCCCATTTACCCAG GTGGGGCCTGCCTGGGGAAATCCTGTGGCCGGAAGAGAAAGTGA
- the ELN gene encoding elastin isoform X8, giving the protein MAGLRTAALRPGVLLLLLSIVHPSQPGGVPGAVPGAVPGGVYYPGAGLGGLGGGALGPGGKPPKPGAGLLGAFGPGLGAFPAGTYPGALVPGGVAGAAAAYKAAAKAGAGLGGVGGIGGVGGLGVSTGAVVPQPGAGVGVGVGGKPGKVPGARFPGVGVLPGVPTGTGVKAKTPGGGGAFAGIPGVGPFGGQQPGVPLGYPIKAPKLPGGYGLPYSTGKLPYGYGPGGVAGAAGKAGYPTGTGVGPQAAAAAAKAAKFAGAGGAGVLPGVGGGGIPGGAGAIPGIGGIAGAGTPAAAAAAAKAAAKAAKFGAAGGVVPGGPGFVPGVGVPGVGVPGVGVPGVGVPGVGVPGVGVPGVGVPGVGVPGVGVPGAVSPAAAAKAAAKAAKYGARAGVGVGGIPTFGIGAGGFPGYGVGAGVGAVPGAVPGAGLSPAAAQAAAAAQAAAAAKAAKYGAGGVGGLGGLVPGIGDGVAGVPGVGGVPGVGTPAAAAAKAAAKAAQFGLGPGIGVAPGVAPGVAPGVAPGVAPGIGIGPGGVIGVGTPAAAKAAAKAAAKAQYRAAAGLPAGVPGFGVGAGVPGFGVGAGVPGFGAGVGVPGFGAVPGSLAAAKAAKYGAAGVGALGGVGVPGGVVGAGPAASAAAAKAAAKAAQFGLGGAGALGVGGLGAGGAIPGVGGFGGVSPAAAAKAAKYGVAARPGFGLSPIYPGGACLGKSCGRKRK; this is encoded by the exons GGGCTGGTCTCGGAGGTCTGGGAGGAGGAG CTCTGGGGCCAGGAGGCAAACCACCCAAGCCAG GGGCCGGACTCCTGGGGGCGTTTGGACCAG GGCTCGGGGCGTTTCCTGCAGGCACCTACCCAGGGGCTCTGGTGCCCGGCGGAGTGGCAGGTGCTGCCGCGGCCTATAAAGCAGCTGCCAAGGCTG GCGCTGGGCTTGGCGGCGTCGGTGGCATCGGCGGGGTCGGCGGCTTAGGAGTGTCTACAG GTGCAGTGGTGCCTCAGCCCGGAGCCGGAGTCGGAGTCGGAGTCGGAGGGAAGCCTGGGAAAGTGCCCG GAGCTCGGTTCCCGGGTGTGGGGGTGCTCCCCGGGGTTCCCACCGGAACAGGAGTCAAGGCCAAGACCCCAG GCGGAGGCGGAGCTTTTGCTGGAATCCCAG GAGTTGGACCCTTTGGGGGCCAGCAGCCTGGAGTCCCGCTGGGGTACCCCATCAAGGCTCCCAAGCTGCCAG GTGGCTACGGACTGCCCTACAGCACTGGGAAACTGCCCTATG GCTATGGGCCAGGAGGAGTGGCTGGTGCTGCGGGCAAGGCTGGGTACCCAACAGGGACAG GGGTCGGCCCCCaggctgcagcagcagcagctaaaGCAGCTAAGTTTG CAGGTGCTGGAGGAGCCGGGGTTCTCCCTGGTGTTGGCGGTGGCGGCATTCCTGGTGGGGCCGGCGCAATTCCTGGGATTGGAGGCATCGCAG GGGCAGGgactcctgctgctgctgctgctgctgctaaagCCGCCGCTAAGGCAGCTAAATTCG GAGCTGCCGGAGGCGTGGTGCCTGGTGGGCCAGGCTTTGTCCCGGGAGTTGGAGTCCCAGGTGTTGGGGTCCCAGGTGTTGGCGTTCCAGGTGTTGGGGTCCCAGGTGTCGGCGTTCCAGGTGTTGGAGTTCCAGGTGTTGGGGTCCCAGGTGTTGGAGTCCCAGGTGTTGGAGTCCCAG GAGCTGTGTCACCAGCTGCAGCCGCTAAAGCAGCCGCCAAAGCAGCCAAATACG GGGCCAGAGCGGGAGTGGGAGTTGGAGGCATTCCCACTTTCGGGATTGGCGCCGGGGGCTTTCCTGGTTACGGTGTCGGAGCTGGAGTGGGCGCTGTCCCTGGAGCTGTCCCTGGAGCTGGCCTTTCCC CAGCCGCTGCCCAGGCAGCAGCCGCAGCTCAGGCAGCAGCAGCCGCCAAGGCAGCCAAGTACG GTGCTGGAGGCGTCGGAGGCTTGGGCGGGCTGGTGCCAGGCATCGGAGACGGAGTAGCAGGCGTGCCAGGTGTAGGAGGGGTGCCAG GAGTGGGGACCCCGGCCGCCGCAGCCGCCAAAGCCGCTGCCAAAGCCGCCCAGTTTG GTTTAGGCCCTGGAATTGGCGTGGCTCCCGGCGTGGCTCCCGGCGTGGCTCCCGGCGTGGCCCCTGGCGTGGCTCCCGGCATTGGCATTGGCCCTGGTGGTGTTATAG gaGTGGGGACCCCAGCTGCAGCCAAAGCCGCTGCTAAAGCGGCCGCCAAAGCCCAGTACC GGGCTGCAGCTGGGCTTCCTGCTGGTGTTCCTGGCTTTGGAGTTGGTGCTGGCGTTCCTGGCTTTGGAGTTGGTGCCGGCGTTCCTGGCTTTGGAGCTGGCGTTGGCGTTCCTGGCTTTGGGGCAG TGCCTGGATCCCTGGCTGCCGCTAAAGCAGCCAAATATG gagctgcaggggtgggggctcttGGCGGAGTAGGTGTCCCAGGCGGTGTGGTAG GAGCCGGACCTGCTGCCTCAGCTGCTGCTGCCAAAGCTGCTGCCAAAGCTGCCCAGTTTG GCCTCGGGGGAGCCGGAGCCCTGGGAGTTGGGGGGCTCGGAGCTGGCGGAGCCATCCCAGGGGTTGGGGGCTTTGGAG GTGTGTCCCCAGCTGCAGCTGCTAAAGCGGCCAAATATG GAGTTGCGGCAAGACCGGGCTTTGGACTGTCTCCCATTTACCCAG GTGGGGCCTGCCTGGGGAAATCCTGTGGCCGGAAGAGAAAGTGA
- the ELN gene encoding elastin isoform X1, which yields MAGLRTAALRPGVLLLLLSIVHPSQPGGVPGAVPGAVPGGVYYPGAGLGGLGGGALGPGGKPPKPGAGLLGAFGPGLGAFPAGTYPGALVPGGVAGAAAAYKAAAKAGAGLGGVGGIGGVGGLGVSTGAVVPQPGAGVGVGVGGKPGKVPGVGLPGVYPGGVLPGTGARFPGVGVLPGVPTGTGVKAKTPGGGGAFAGIPGVGPFGGQQPGVPLGYPIKAPKLPGGYGLPYSTGKLPYGYGPGGVAGAAGKAGYPTGTGVGPQAAAAAAKAAKFAGAGGAGVLPGVGGGGIPGGAGAIPGIGGIAGAGTPAAAAAAAKAAAKAAKFGAAGGVVPGGPGFVPGVGVPGVGVPGVGVPGVGVPGVGVPGVGVPGVGVPGVGVPGVGVPGAVSPAAAAKAAAKAAKYGARAGVGVGGIPTFGIGAGGFPGYGVGAGVGAVPGAVPGAGLSPAAAQAAAAAQAAAAAKAAKYGAGGVGGLGGLVPGIGDGVAGVPGVGGVPGVGTPAAAAAKAAAKAAQFGLGPGIGVAPGVAPGVAPGVAPGVAPGIGIGPGGVIGVGTPAAAKAAAKAAAKAQYRAAAGLPAGVPGFGVGAGVPGFGVGAGVPGFGAGVGVPGFGAVPGSLAAAKAAKYGAAGVGALGGVGVPGGVVGAGPAASAAAAKAAAKAAQFGLGGAGALGVGGLGAGGAIPGVGGFGGVSPAAAAKAAKYGVAARPGFGLSPIYPGGACLGKSCGRKRK from the exons GGGCTGGTCTCGGAGGTCTGGGAGGAGGAG CTCTGGGGCCAGGAGGCAAACCACCCAAGCCAG GGGCCGGACTCCTGGGGGCGTTTGGACCAG GGCTCGGGGCGTTTCCTGCAGGCACCTACCCAGGGGCTCTGGTGCCCGGCGGAGTGGCAGGTGCTGCCGCGGCCTATAAAGCAGCTGCCAAGGCTG GCGCTGGGCTTGGCGGCGTCGGTGGCATCGGCGGGGTCGGCGGCTTAGGAGTGTCTACAG GTGCAGTGGTGCCTCAGCCCGGAGCCGGAGTCGGAGTCGGAGTCGGAGGGAAGCCTGGGAAAGTGCCCG GTGTGGGCCTGCCAGGTGTCTACCCAGGTGGAGTGCTCCCAGGCACAG GAGCTCGGTTCCCGGGTGTGGGGGTGCTCCCCGGGGTTCCCACCGGAACAGGAGTCAAGGCCAAGACCCCAG GCGGAGGCGGAGCTTTTGCTGGAATCCCAG GAGTTGGACCCTTTGGGGGCCAGCAGCCTGGAGTCCCGCTGGGGTACCCCATCAAGGCTCCCAAGCTGCCAG GTGGCTACGGACTGCCCTACAGCACTGGGAAACTGCCCTATG GCTATGGGCCAGGAGGAGTGGCTGGTGCTGCGGGCAAGGCTGGGTACCCAACAGGGACAG GGGTCGGCCCCCaggctgcagcagcagcagctaaaGCAGCTAAGTTTG CAGGTGCTGGAGGAGCCGGGGTTCTCCCTGGTGTTGGCGGTGGCGGCATTCCTGGTGGGGCCGGCGCAATTCCTGGGATTGGAGGCATCGCAG GGGCAGGgactcctgctgctgctgctgctgctgctaaagCCGCCGCTAAGGCAGCTAAATTCG GAGCTGCCGGAGGCGTGGTGCCTGGTGGGCCAGGCTTTGTCCCGGGAGTTGGAGTCCCAGGTGTTGGGGTCCCAGGTGTTGGCGTTCCAGGTGTTGGGGTCCCAGGTGTCGGCGTTCCAGGTGTTGGAGTTCCAGGTGTTGGGGTCCCAGGTGTTGGAGTCCCAGGTGTTGGAGTCCCAG GAGCTGTGTCACCAGCTGCAGCCGCTAAAGCAGCCGCCAAAGCAGCCAAATACG GGGCCAGAGCGGGAGTGGGAGTTGGAGGCATTCCCACTTTCGGGATTGGCGCCGGGGGCTTTCCTGGTTACGGTGTCGGAGCTGGAGTGGGCGCTGTCCCTGGAGCTGTCCCTGGAGCTGGCCTTTCCC CAGCCGCTGCCCAGGCAGCAGCCGCAGCTCAGGCAGCAGCAGCCGCCAAGGCAGCCAAGTACG GTGCTGGAGGCGTCGGAGGCTTGGGCGGGCTGGTGCCAGGCATCGGAGACGGAGTAGCAGGCGTGCCAGGTGTAGGAGGGGTGCCAG GAGTGGGGACCCCGGCCGCCGCAGCCGCCAAAGCCGCTGCCAAAGCCGCCCAGTTTG GTTTAGGCCCTGGAATTGGCGTGGCTCCCGGCGTGGCTCCCGGCGTGGCTCCCGGCGTGGCCCCTGGCGTGGCTCCCGGCATTGGCATTGGCCCTGGTGGTGTTATAG gaGTGGGGACCCCAGCTGCAGCCAAAGCCGCTGCTAAAGCGGCCGCCAAAGCCCAGTACC GGGCTGCAGCTGGGCTTCCTGCTGGTGTTCCTGGCTTTGGAGTTGGTGCTGGCGTTCCTGGCTTTGGAGTTGGTGCCGGCGTTCCTGGCTTTGGAGCTGGCGTTGGCGTTCCTGGCTTTGGGGCAG TGCCTGGATCCCTGGCTGCCGCTAAAGCAGCCAAATATG gagctgcaggggtgggggctcttGGCGGAGTAGGTGTCCCAGGCGGTGTGGTAG GAGCCGGACCTGCTGCCTCAGCTGCTGCTGCCAAAGCTGCTGCCAAAGCTGCCCAGTTTG GCCTCGGGGGAGCCGGAGCCCTGGGAGTTGGGGGGCTCGGAGCTGGCGGAGCCATCCCAGGGGTTGGGGGCTTTGGAG GTGTGTCCCCAGCTGCAGCTGCTAAAGCGGCCAAATATG GAGTTGCGGCAAGACCGGGCTTTGGACTGTCTCCCATTTACCCAG GTGGGGCCTGCCTGGGGAAATCCTGTGGCCGGAAGAGAAAGTGA